The segment CGGGGTATAGAGTATATTAATCAGCGATTTGGGTTAGCACTACAAGGAAAGTTGACTCCCAAGAATACTAGTGACGGCACTATTTTAGAAGGAATAGCGGATTTAGAAGTTCAAGTAGAACTACCACCACCTTTTTGGCTAACTCCCAAACCTTTGCTAGAAGCCACTGGGAACGGTTTACTTAAAAGCGTTTTGTTGACGATTAAGCAAAGACTGATGCATCAACTGCTTTCAGACTATTACCAATGGGTAAATATCGAGCAACAAAAAATATCCACTAATCGTCAACCAGTTTTATCTATTAATAACTAAATCAATCAAGCTATCAGCCTTTAATTCCCCTTCTGCCTACTGCAACGGTAAGAAGCAAAAGACTGTCGGTGGATTGAAGAAGCACCATGTAGACGTAAAGCTTGTAAATGCTTCGCTGTACCGTATCCCTTATTCGTTCCCAAGTCATATAAAGGGTAATCAGTAGCTAAATTAACCATGAGGCGATCGCGCCACACTTTAGCTACGATACTAGCAGCAGCAATGGTGAGCGATCGCTCGTCTCCCTTAACTAGATTTTCCTGGCGCACCTGAAGATTGGGAATAGATTGTTTCCCATCAACCAAGCACACATCTGGCTGAATTGATAACTGATTGACGGCTCGTTGCATAGCTAGTAAAGAAGCTTGCAAAATATTGAGGGTATCAATTTCGGCGACATCAGCCCAGGCAATTTGGTATTCTAGGGCTAAAGATTGAATTTCGATAGCTAGGCGATCGCGAGTGGCACTAGAGAGCTTTTTGCTATCCCTAACACCAGATTTAGCTAGGACAGACCAAGCCGTCTGGGGCAAAATGACGGCTGCTGCGACGACAGGGCCGCATAAAGCCCCACGACCCACTTCATCGATTCCAGCGATTATTTGCCCCAAATAGGAGCATTCTGGCAGTTCCTTGCAGTCAAACTGCCATTTAGGCGATCGCCTAGAGCGAGGGCGATCGCTACTCCCATTATCTTGCTGGTTCAAGATGGTTCCTCTTACATTTCTGGATCGAAACCCAATTCTGAGCCGTTAGCAGAGGAACGGCGGCGGCGGCGGCGTTTATCTGCACTAGCGGTCATATTTTCCTCTAAATTGATGCCAGTCATGACAGGTTCGGCGATGGCGTTAGATGCCACCTGCGGCGTTACCAGCATGGGTTCTAGAGGTTCAGTTTCTGCGATCGTAGGTAGAGTGATGTCAATAGGTTCTGCTGGTTCTATCTCTCTGACTTGTTCAGTGGTTACTACAGGTTCTATGTGAGACACAGAAATTTCAGGAGGTAATTCTCCGGCACCGACCAAATTAACAATGACTGACTTCGGATTTTTGTACGGTTTGTCTAATCGGATCAAAGGTGAAATCCCCATCCAAGCATAAACTTCCTGTTCTAAAGCACTCATTTCTAGAGAAACAGTTTCTTGAGGTTCACTTTCAATTCGTGTGGGTTTAGAGCGTGAAGGCTTTTCCCTGACCTCAATTTCGGGGGGAATTTCGGGAATAACAGGAGATTCATCTGCTTCATCCGAGTTATTTCGGTAGGAGTGATTCACCGTCCTGACTGCTAGCCGAGAAATTTTATTAGCTTCTTCTCTAACTCCTCGCTGACGGCGGCGATTTTTCTGATTGATTCCCCGTTCCTGATAGCTAGGATGATGCATCAAACCTAAAGGTTCTTCTTCTTCTATCCAGCTACCTTCGCTAGGTTCAACTCGATCTAGTGGGGGTAAAGAGATCGTATTTTCTCGGAAAGGCTTAACTTCTTTAATCGGTGGGGCAATAATTGGGTCAAATGCTTCTGGCGCTATAGGTTCTAGCTCACCAGGTAGGTGGACAACGTGTCCCAATCCTCCACAAGTCGGACAACTACGACCAAACAACTCATAGATATTTTGTCCTTGGCGTTTGCGGGTTAATTCCACCAAACCTAATTCTGATAATTGAGCAATTTGGGGCTTAGCCTTATCAGAACGAAGTTGTTTGTGAAAATGCTCTAGAACCTGTAATTGGTCTTTGCGAGCATCCATATCGATAAAATCGACTATAATTACCCCAGCTAAGTTACGAAGCTTGATTTGTCGAGCAATTTCGCTTGCTGCTTCGCAATTAGTCCACAAGACTGTTTCTCTTGCTGTCGCTGAGCGAGTAAAGGAACCGGAGTTCACATCTACGACAGTTAATGCTTCAGTTGGTTCGATAATGATATAGCCACCGGAAGGCAAATCCACTCTAGGTTTTAAAGCTTCCCGAATCGCAGCATTAACTCGGAAATACTCTAAGATGGACATCTTACCTTCGCGAGTCGGCGATTCGCTACCTCGATACTGATCGATTAAGACTCCTTCTGGAGTTCTACCACTGCTCCAGTTGAGCAAGTATTGTTTCACCCGCTTGACACCAGTAGGAGAATCAACCACAATCCGATTCACATCGGCGGTATACATATCTCGCAGCACCCGTTGGATGAAATCGTCATCTCGGTCTAGCAATGATGGCGCTCTGGTAGAATTAGCCTCTTGCTGAATGATTTCCCACTGTTTTTGTAAAGATTCTAAATCTTCAATAATGGCTTCTTCTGCCTTTCCTTGAGCCTCTGTGCGAACTAATAAGCCCATTCCTGCTGGTTTAACTAAAACAGCTAAAGCTCGCAAGCGATTGCGCTCATTTTGACTATCAATTCGCTGAGATAGTTTGACACCGCGATCGAATGGCATCAAGACTAAGTAACGACCAGGCAAAGTAATATTACCAGTCAGCCGAGGACCTTTATTGCCTGTCGGCTCTTTCATGACTTGGACTAGCACTTTTTGCTGGGGAGCTAATAGTTCGGTAATGGCTCCTGCTGTACGTTTGAGCCGTAGTGGACCCAAGTCACTGACATGAATAAAACCATTGCGACTTGAATCTCCAATGTTGACAAAAGCCGCATCTATCCCTGGTAAAACGTTTTCGACGCTTCCTAAATAGATATCTCCTACCTGATGATTACCGGTAGCTACAACAAGTTCTTGAATTTGATCTTCCCAAAATACGGCAGCAATACGATGCTGTTCGGCAATGATTATCTGTCTTGGCATTCAATTCCCTCAAAAGCTGGCAGCAATTTCCATAAAACCTGGTTGATTTGAGGTTTGGATGTATGCTGCTCGATTTTTTATTAACTTAATATTTTTTTCGTCATCTAGAAGCGTTTGTCTTCACTCAATTAAACTTCTCTTGAGAAATTTTCTTGAGTATTCAAATCATAATCTAGAAGCTTGAGACTGCTTGACGATACCTAAACCGGTCTGATATTCACCAGCAACACTCACAAAGCTGCTAAATTAGCAATTTTTCACACCTAGTCTTCTCAATAGATACCATGACTATAACCATAAGGGCACTATGCCTTTGGCGATCGCTTTTTGGTCAAGAGAACTTAGCTGCAAAGCTGAAACTCAATCCTAACAACCTAGAAACTTCAGCCGTTAAAGCTTGAAGATTGTGATTAGATTGGAGATTGCTGTTATGAAACAACTAGCTACTGGCACTTTGCCTGTATGTTTAAGGTTAACACTCGACCAGGATGGCAAACAAGAGAGATAAACTGGGAAAATAGTTGAATGTATCCCTATAGGGTCAGAGTGAAGTTGTCCTAAGTGAAGACTATATGGCAAAAGTTGCTTCTTACTCAAATACTAATATAGCGTACTGGCAAACGCGATCGCTCATTACCCCTCAGCTTAAATCTGTAGATTTGGTTCCAGCACCCTTGCTTGTCTCAAGCTAGAGACAGTAGCCATAATATGCTCAGCCACTAGATCGATTTC is part of the Merismopedia glauca CCAP 1448/3 genome and harbors:
- a CDS encoding DUF1997 domain-containing protein — protein: MHARFFASQSVHIAVAQQTIPIQHYLRQPQRLVNALVEPSRMEQLSENSFRLKMRPLSFLHLSIQPVVDLKIETYPDGTVHLESVRCEIRGIEYINQRFGLALQGKLTPKNTSDGTILEGIADLEVQVELPPPFWLTPKPLLEATGNGLLKSVLLTIKQRLMHQLLSDYYQWVNIEQQKISTNRQPVLSINN
- a CDS encoding ribonuclease HII, which codes for MAGIDEVGRGALCGPVVAAAVILPQTAWSVLAKSGVRDSKKLSSATRDRLAIEIQSLALEYQIAWADVAEIDTLNILQASLLAMQRAVNQLSIQPDVCLVDGKQSIPNLQVRQENLVKGDERSLTIAAASIVAKVWRDRLMVNLATDYPLYDLGTNKGYGTAKHLQALRLHGASSIHRQSFASYRCSRQKGN
- a CDS encoding Rne/Rng family ribonuclease, translated to MPRQIIIAEQHRIAAVFWEDQIQELVVATGNHQVGDIYLGSVENVLPGIDAAFVNIGDSSRNGFIHVSDLGPLRLKRTAGAITELLAPQQKVLVQVMKEPTGNKGPRLTGNITLPGRYLVLMPFDRGVKLSQRIDSQNERNRLRALAVLVKPAGMGLLVRTEAQGKAEEAIIEDLESLQKQWEIIQQEANSTRAPSLLDRDDDFIQRVLRDMYTADVNRIVVDSPTGVKRVKQYLLNWSSGRTPEGVLIDQYRGSESPTREGKMSILEYFRVNAAIREALKPRVDLPSGGYIIIEPTEALTVVDVNSGSFTRSATARETVLWTNCEAASEIARQIKLRNLAGVIIVDFIDMDARKDQLQVLEHFHKQLRSDKAKPQIAQLSELGLVELTRKRQGQNIYELFGRSCPTCGGLGHVVHLPGELEPIAPEAFDPIIAPPIKEVKPFRENTISLPPLDRVEPSEGSWIEEEEPLGLMHHPSYQERGINQKNRRRQRGVREEANKISRLAVRTVNHSYRNNSDEADESPVIPEIPPEIEVREKPSRSKPTRIESEPQETVSLEMSALEQEVYAWMGISPLIRLDKPYKNPKSVIVNLVGAGELPPEISVSHIEPVVTTEQVREIEPAEPIDITLPTIAETEPLEPMLVTPQVASNAIAEPVMTGINLEENMTASADKRRRRRRSSANGSELGFDPEM